A stretch of the Methanobrevibacter woesei genome encodes the following:
- the carA gene encoding glutamine-hydrolyzing carbamoyl-phosphate synthase small subunit, whose product MVKVAKLALEDGTILKGEAFGYETTKTGEVVFSTGMVGYVESLTDPSFKGQILMSTYPLEGNYGVKEEWYQSDKIQADGYIVREVCRNVSNFSSQKTLDDFLKEFEIPGISGIDTRHLTLKIREEGSMKGAISTEDISDEELLKLAREQPSIVDRDLVPLVSTDEIKIFNEDAEKKVALIDCGVKKNILNGFLNRDVGVILYPYDTDYKTILDYEPDGLMITSGPGNPERVVEVIDTMQKLANRLPICGICMGQQLIARSFGAKSYKMKFGHRGANQPVKDLETGKVVITSQNHGFTIDKESLDETDLVLTQVNLNDGTPEGLKHKELPLKTIQYHPEAGPGPNDTGFIFDEFIQMMDEY is encoded by the coding sequence ATGGTAAAAGTGGCTAAACTAGCTTTAGAAGATGGAACAATCTTGAAAGGAGAAGCTTTTGGTTATGAGACAACTAAAACAGGTGAAGTTGTATTTTCAACTGGTATGGTTGGTTATGTTGAATCATTAACTGATCCTTCTTTCAAAGGTCAAATTTTAATGTCTACTTATCCTTTAGAAGGGAATTATGGTGTTAAAGAAGAATGGTATCAGTCTGATAAAATTCAAGCTGATGGTTATATTGTAAGAGAAGTTTGTAGAAATGTATCTAACTTTTCATCTCAAAAAACTTTAGATGACTTCTTAAAAGAATTTGAGATTCCTGGAATTAGTGGTATTGATACAAGACATTTAACACTTAAAATACGTGAAGAAGGTTCTATGAAAGGAGCTATTTCAACTGAAGACATTTCTGATGAGGAATTATTAAAACTTGCAAGAGAACAACCAAGTATTGTTGATAGAGATTTAGTTCCTTTAGTTTCTACAGATGAAATTAAAATTTTCAATGAAGATGCAGAAAAGAAAGTTGCTTTAATTGATTGTGGTGTTAAAAAGAATATTCTTAATGGATTTTTAAATAGGGATGTTGGTGTAATTTTATATCCTTATGATACTGATTATAAAACTATTTTAGATTATGAACCTGATGGATTAATGATTACTTCTGGTCCAGGTAATCCTGAAAGAGTAGTTGAAGTAATTGATACAATGCAAAAATTAGCTAATAGATTACCTATCTGTGGTATTTGTATGGGTCAACAGCTAATTGCAAGGTCTTTTGGTGCAAAATCATATAAAATGAAATTTGGTCATAGGGGAGCAAATCAACCAGTTAAAGATTTAGAAACTGGAAAAGTAGTTATAACTTCTCAAAATCATGGTTTTACAATTGATAAAGAGTCACTTGATGAAACTGATTTAGTTTTAACTCAAGTTAACTTAAATGATGGAACTCCTGAAGGACTTAAACATAAAGAATTGCCTTTAAAAACAATTCAGTACCATCCTGAAGCAGGCCCTGGCCCTAATGATACTGGATTTATATTTGATGAGTTTATTCAAATGATGGATGAATATTAA
- the larE gene encoding ATP-dependent sacrificial sulfur transferase LarE, with product MNLQEKISNVKNFIKDKKIAISFSGGADSTLIAYLAAQVSDNPIAITVDNKIMPEGFVENAKEIAGEFGLKHIIIDIDFFKSDIILNNPNRCFLCRKSMYEEIKKVASENGCEFIVDGTNLSDLIQDRPGILINYENNIQSPFVKAQLTSEEIHNYLDENNIPYSKSTTCMATRLPFKTEVTKEEISKIDSYEKFIKEVSGCDVVKVRKYYDSYVCEVDDLDKITGTNTLKQIYDKLNERSNNKVLLNLSSIKDNERIILEYNEGAFQYKLPYNINLENTKKELEKDNINTKLEIKKNGIVKGNNFNSYNQAINEFIKILPYIRRTI from the coding sequence ATGAATCTTCAAGAAAAAATCAGCAATGTTAAAAACTTTATTAAAGATAAAAAAATAGCTATTTCTTTTTCTGGCGGTGCAGACAGTACTTTAATTGCATATTTGGCAGCGCAGGTATCTGACAATCCAATTGCAATTACTGTTGATAACAAAATAATGCCTGAAGGTTTTGTTGAAAATGCTAAAGAAATAGCTGGTGAATTTGGATTAAAGCACATAATCATAGATATTGATTTTTTCAAAAGTGACATTATTCTAAACAACCCTAACCGCTGTTTTTTATGTAGGAAATCAATGTATGAAGAAATCAAAAAGGTAGCCTCTGAAAATGGCTGTGAATTTATTGTGGATGGAACCAATTTAAGTGATTTAATTCAAGATCGCCCAGGAATACTAATAAATTATGAAAATAATATTCAAAGCCCCTTTGTTAAAGCCCAGTTGACTTCAGAAGAAATCCACAACTACTTAGATGAAAACAACATCCCCTACTCTAAGTCTACAACATGCATGGCAACTAGATTACCCTTTAAAACAGAAGTAACTAAGGAAGAAATATCTAAAATTGACAGCTATGAAAAATTCATAAAAGAGGTTAGTGGATGTGATGTTGTTAAAGTTAGAAAATATTATGATTCCTATGTGTGTGAAGTTGATGATTTAGATAAAATAACTGGCACCAATACATTAAAACAGATTTATGATAAATTAAATGAAAGAAGTAACAATAAAGTACTTTTAAATTTATCCTCTATTAAAGATAATGAAAGAATAATCCTTGAGTACAATGAAGGTGCATTCCAATATAAATTACCATACAACATAAACCTTGAAAATACAAAAAAAGAACTGGAAAAGGATAATATAAATACAAAATTAGAAATCAAAAAAAATGGAATAGTGAAAGGTAATAATTTTAATAGCTATAACCAAGCCATTAATGAATTCATAAAGATATTACCTTACATTAGAAGAACTATTTAA
- a CDS encoding YcaO-related McrA-glycine thioamidation protein, translating into MLNDNEIKFFNGTHRIIPPEKTLENNEKKLKIAGITRMTDITDLDRIGIPVFSAIRPTAQDGGVSVYAGKGIGKSQARASAMMEGFERYSAEKQDDENITEGTIDEISQKGEFINPEELNLPNNLDTDRLNEMKLEWNLAYDLISEKEYYVPSNAIFHPYIPSANTQALFKGNTNGLASGNVLEEAILHGAFEVIERDAWSIFELTKKNSKEIDQSTIESETINNILAKFKENDINIKLMDLTADVKVPTIAASSDDTLLKDPGLLTLGVGTHLNPEIAVLRALTEVAQSRATQIHGAREDTVRADFMRKAGYERMKRINHHYFDEEEDKLNFSDIEDKSTKSITEDIQITKEELEKRDIKNFLYYNLTRPEIGVNVVRVVIPTMELYSIDSTRAGTRFLNV; encoded by the coding sequence ATGTTAAATGATAATGAAATTAAATTTTTCAATGGTACACATAGGATTATCCCACCTGAAAAAACACTTGAAAACAATGAAAAGAAACTTAAAATAGCCGGAATAACACGTATGACCGATATCACAGATTTAGATAGAATTGGAATACCTGTTTTTTCAGCTATCCGTCCAACAGCACAGGATGGAGGGGTTAGTGTTTATGCAGGTAAAGGTATTGGAAAAAGTCAGGCAAGAGCTTCTGCAATGATGGAAGGTTTTGAGAGATATTCTGCTGAAAAACAGGATGATGAAAACATTACAGAAGGAACAATAGATGAAATCAGTCAAAAAGGAGAATTCATCAATCCTGAAGAATTAAACCTGCCGAATAATCTTGATACTGATAGGCTAAATGAAATGAAACTTGAATGGAATCTTGCCTATGATTTAATCAGTGAAAAGGAATATTATGTTCCCTCAAATGCAATATTCCACCCTTATATCCCATCAGCCAATACCCAAGCATTATTTAAAGGAAATACAAATGGTCTCGCCTCTGGAAATGTTTTAGAGGAAGCTATTCTTCATGGAGCTTTTGAAGTTATTGAAAGAGATGCATGGAGCATTTTTGAACTAACCAAAAAGAATTCCAAAGAAATTGACCAATCCACCATTGAAAGTGAAACAATTAACAACATTCTGGCTAAATTTAAAGAAAATGACATTAATATCAAATTAATGGATTTAACAGCAGATGTTAAAGTACCAACAATAGCTGCATCAAGTGATGACACACTTCTAAAGGATCCAGGACTATTAACTTTAGGTGTTGGAACTCATTTAAATCCAGAAATAGCTGTTTTAAGAGCATTAACTGAAGTGGCTCAAAGTAGGGCAACACAGATTCATGGAGCTCGTGAAGACACTGTTAGAGCAGATTTTATGCGTAAAGCAGGCTATGAAAGAATGAAAAGAATAAACCATCATTACTTTGATGAAGAGGAAGATAAGCTTAACTTCTCAGATATTGAAGATAAAAGTACCAAATCAATAACTGAAGATATCCAAATTACAAAAGAGGAACTGGAAAAAAGAGATATTAAAAACTTCCTTTATTACAATTTAACACGTCCAGAAATTGGAGTCAATGTAGTTCGGGTAGTTATTCCTACAATGGAACTTTATTCTATTGACAGCACCAGAGCAGGAACAAGATTTTTAAATGTGTGA
- a CDS encoding zinc ribbon domain-containing protein, which produces MTSINSQEIRYFYRNIVKNGNVYRIKYNNKDYGEFKKLSEALYERDCLFYCNFDYDLLVECDLENKYEHMELPPFPKKRPKGRIKGLKINKKEREGEILFNHKKNKFYIQKEDEIYGEYETMTEAYYVKKTLMDNNWDKECLKNTITKRKQLNK; this is translated from the coding sequence ATGACTTCTATTAATTCACAAGAAATAAGATACTTTTATCGAAATATTGTAAAAAATGGTAATGTATACCGTATAAAATACAATAATAAAGACTATGGTGAATTTAAAAAATTATCTGAAGCATTATATGAACGTGATTGTCTTTTTTACTGCAATTTTGATTATGATTTACTTGTTGAATGTGATTTAGAAAATAAGTATGAACATATGGAATTACCCCCATTCCCAAAAAAAAGACCAAAAGGGAGGATAAAAGGCCTCAAAATTAATAAAAAAGAAAGAGAAGGAGAAATTCTTTTCAACCATAAGAAAAACAAATTTTACATTCAAAAAGAAGATGAAATATACGGTGAATATGAAACAATGACTGAAGCATATTATGTTAAAAAAACTCTTATGGATAACAACTGGGATAAAGAGTGTTTAAAAAACACCATTACAAAAAGAAAACAATTAAATAAATAA
- the carB gene encoding carbamoyl-phosphate synthase large subunit encodes MPIDKDIKKVLIIGSGPIQIGQAAEFDYSGSQACKSLREEGIETVLVNSNPATIQTDMDMADTVYTEPLTPEIVADIIKKENVDAILPTMGGQTGLNIATGLGDLGLLDGIKVLGSDVQTIKDVEDRELFSNFMNRLNEPIPKSHAVESIEEAIEAVKDIGYPVIVRPAFTLGGTGGGVAHNEEELIEITRHGLDMSFINQVLIDESVLGWKEYEYEVMRDKEDTCIIVCNMENIDPMGIHTGESVVVAPAQNLNNDESQALRDASIKIIRELGIQGGCNIQFAVNPETSEYKVIEVNPRVSRSSALASKATGYPIAKISSKIALGLTLDEIKNDITKETPASFEPSIDYVVVKIPRWPFDKFRGINRQIGVQMKATGEVMAIGRTLEEAFQKAIRSLDMGHDGFEYVKYTEEDLANPTDERLFQLYSAIKDGMDIDKIQELTNMDSFFLYKIKNIVDFENEISEEKLDDPDFLRKAKQLGFSNNKLASLTNQTTEYIRNLLKRHNIKQSYKLVDTCAAEFEAKTPYYYSTYDFGNELVSNNKKKIVILGAGPIRIGQGIEFDYCCVHSSLALKDEGIETILINNNPETVSTDYDISDKLFFEPLTFEDVMGIIEQENPEGVIVQFGGQTSINLAVPLANAGVKILGTPYESIDRVEDRELFAELLNKLHIRQAPYGTANSFEEAKKVAEKISFPVLVRPSYVIGGRAMEIVYDNNELEEYMKEAVKVSPEHPILVDKFLEDAVELDVDILCDGEEVFIAGIMEHIEEAGVHSGDSACVIPPQTIPEHILDTIRENSRKLALELDVKGLMNIQYAVKLDEEMVYIIEANPRASRTVPFVSKAIGIPLAKIATWIMTGSKLADFGLNKEIKINHVAVKESVFPFLKLPESDTILGPEMKSTGESIGIDETFGMAFYKSQLAAGMDLPKKGKIFISVKEQDKKKITPIAEKAASLGFDLVATSGTADAACGVDVEKIKKISQGSPNIRDAILNKEIDLIINTSEGKQSAKDGYIIRRLAIELGIPYVTTLAGARAALNAIEAVQNNKIKVKSLNAHIDGE; translated from the coding sequence ATGCCTATTGATAAGGATATTAAAAAAGTATTAATAATCGGTTCTGGACCTATTCAAATTGGTCAGGCTGCAGAATTCGATTATTCTGGTTCACAAGCATGTAAATCACTTAGAGAGGAAGGAATTGAAACAGTTCTTGTAAATAGTAATCCTGCTACTATTCAAACTGATATGGATATGGCTGATACTGTTTATACTGAACCTTTAACCCCCGAAATTGTAGCTGATATTATTAAAAAGGAAAATGTTGATGCAATTTTACCAACAATGGGTGGACAAACTGGTTTAAATATTGCTACTGGTCTTGGGGATTTAGGACTTTTAGATGGTATTAAAGTTCTTGGTTCTGATGTTCAAACTATTAAGGATGTAGAAGACAGGGAATTATTCAGTAATTTCATGAATAGACTTAATGAACCAATTCCTAAAAGCCATGCTGTAGAAAGTATTGAAGAAGCTATTGAGGCTGTAAAAGATATTGGTTATCCCGTAATCGTAAGACCAGCATTTACCTTAGGGGGTACTGGTGGGGGAGTAGCTCATAATGAAGAGGAATTAATCGAAATTACTAGACATGGTTTGGATATGAGTTTTATTAATCAAGTTCTCATTGATGAATCTGTTTTAGGTTGGAAAGAATATGAGTATGAGGTAATGAGGGATAAAGAAGACACTTGTATTATTGTATGTAACATGGAAAATATTGATCCAATGGGAATCCATACTGGGGAAAGTGTTGTTGTAGCTCCTGCTCAAAATTTAAACAATGATGAATCTCAAGCTTTAAGAGATGCATCTATTAAAATCATTCGTGAACTTGGAATTCAAGGTGGATGTAATATTCAATTCGCTGTGAATCCTGAAACTAGTGAATATAAAGTAATTGAAGTAAACCCAAGGGTAAGTAGAAGTAGTGCACTTGCATCAAAAGCTACTGGTTATCCAATTGCTAAAATATCTTCAAAAATAGCTTTAGGATTAACTTTAGATGAAATTAAAAATGATATTACTAAAGAAACACCTGCTTCTTTTGAACCTTCTATTGATTATGTAGTTGTAAAAATCCCAAGATGGCCATTTGATAAATTCAGAGGAATCAATCGCCAAATTGGTGTTCAAATGAAAGCAACTGGGGAAGTAATGGCTATTGGGAGAACTTTAGAAGAAGCATTCCAAAAAGCTATTAGATCTCTTGATATGGGTCATGATGGATTTGAATATGTTAAATATACTGAAGAGGACTTAGCAAATCCTACTGATGAAAGATTATTCCAATTATATTCAGCTATTAAAGATGGAATGGATATTGATAAAATTCAAGAATTAACTAATATGGATTCATTCTTCTTATACAAAATTAAAAATATTGTTGATTTTGAAAATGAAATATCTGAAGAAAAACTTGATGATCCTGATTTCCTAAGAAAAGCAAAGCAATTAGGATTCTCTAATAATAAATTAGCTAGTCTAACTAACCAAACAACTGAATATATTAGAAACTTGCTTAAAAGACATAATATTAAACAGTCCTATAAGTTAGTAGATACATGTGCTGCTGAATTTGAAGCAAAAACACCTTATTATTACAGTACTTATGATTTCGGTAATGAATTGGTTTCTAACAATAAGAAAAAAATTGTAATTTTAGGTGCAGGGCCTATTAGAATAGGACAAGGTATTGAATTTGATTACTGTTGTGTACATTCTTCTCTTGCTTTGAAAGATGAAGGAATTGAAACAATCTTAATCAACAACAACCCTGAAACTGTAAGTACTGATTATGACATTTCAGATAAATTGTTCTTCGAACCTTTAACTTTTGAAGATGTAATGGGTATTATTGAACAAGAAAATCCTGAAGGAGTCATTGTTCAATTTGGTGGTCAAACATCAATTAACTTAGCAGTACCTCTTGCAAATGCAGGAGTTAAAATTTTAGGAACTCCATATGAAAGTATTGATAGAGTTGAAGACAGAGAATTATTTGCAGAATTATTAAATAAATTACATATACGTCAAGCTCCTTATGGAACAGCTAATTCCTTTGAAGAAGCTAAAAAAGTAGCTGAAAAAATATCTTTCCCAGTTCTTGTACGTCCATCTTATGTTATTGGTGGAAGAGCAATGGAAATTGTTTACGACAACAATGAGCTTGAAGAATATATGAAAGAAGCTGTAAAAGTCTCTCCTGAACATCCAATTCTTGTTGATAAGTTCTTAGAGGATGCTGTTGAACTCGATGTAGATATTTTATGTGATGGTGAAGAAGTATTTATAGCTGGAATTATGGAACATATTGAGGAAGCAGGTGTTCACTCTGGTGATTCAGCATGTGTAATTCCACCACAAACTATTCCTGAGCATATTTTAGATACTATTCGTGAAAACAGTAGAAAATTAGCTTTAGAATTAGATGTTAAAGGTTTAATGAATATTCAATATGCTGTAAAACTTGATGAAGAAATGGTTTACATTATTGAAGCAAATCCACGTGCAAGTAGAACTGTTCCATTTGTAAGTAAAGCTATTGGAATTCCACTTGCAAAAATAGCAACTTGGATTATGACTGGTTCTAAATTAGCAGACTTTGGACTTAATAAAGAGATTAAAATAAACCATGTGGCTGTAAAAGAATCTGTATTCCCATTCTTAAAACTCCCTGAATCTGATACTATTCTCGGACCCGAAATGAAATCTACTGGTGAAAGTATTGGTATTGATGAAACATTTGGAATGGCATTTTATAAATCTCAATTAGCTGCAGGTATGGATTTACCTAAAAAAGGTAAAATATTTATCAGTGTTAAAGAACAAGATAAAAAGAAAATTACTCCTATTGCAGAAAAAGCAGCTAGTTTAGGATTTGATCTTGTAGCTACTAGTGGAACTGCTGATGCTGCCTGTGGTGTTGATGTTGAAAAAATTAAGAAAATCTCACAAGGATCTCCAAATATTAGGGATGCAATTTTAAATAAGGAGATTGATTTAATCATTAACACTTCTGAAGGTAAACAATCTGCAAAAGATGGTTATATAATTAGACGTTTAGCTATTGAATTAGGTATTCCTTATGTAACTACTTTAGCAGGTGCAAGAGCTGCATTAAATGCTATTGAAGCAGTTCAAAATAATAAAATTAAAGTTAAATCTTTAAATGCACATATCGATGGAGAATAA
- a CDS encoding amidohydrolase family protein produces the protein MYTIANGTVLKGNNLHPVHENIVVEEGVIVEIAKDVLKGEIIDAEGFIVCPTFLNAHTHIGDSIIKDEGYGLTIDEMVKPPNGVKHKALSKASDGDIIDSMKVSMWDMVSSGTSHFIDYREGGVKGVKLLKKAAEDIPITPIILGRDDSFYGDDPDLHKVKIAINKLLKVADGIAPSGFGEITDEVAHLIVEECRKKSKIASIHTAESKEAQLNSINKTERTEIKRALDSNFAQIVHCTNPMDYDLELLSNSNVNVVLCPRANATLGVGISPLNEIINLGISPLIGSDNVMLNSPNMLREMEFSLKLMAICSDTILNPKNLLKCATVNVCSSDINEIIKKPLIAENNPAQFFMVKQFSKNPYLSIINRTETKHIKYPFNINTL, from the coding sequence ATGTATACTATAGCTAATGGGACTGTATTAAAAGGAAATAATCTTCATCCAGTTCATGAAAATATTGTTGTTGAAGAGGGAGTCATTGTTGAAATTGCTAAAGATGTTTTAAAAGGGGAAATAATTGATGCTGAAGGTTTTATTGTTTGTCCAACATTTTTAAATGCTCATACTCATATTGGAGACAGTATAATTAAAGATGAAGGTTATGGATTAACTATTGATGAGATGGTTAAACCTCCTAATGGTGTAAAACATAAAGCACTTTCAAAAGCCAGTGATGGGGATATTATTGATTCAATGAAAGTGTCTATGTGGGATATGGTTTCATCTGGAACTTCACATTTTATTGATTATAGGGAAGGTGGGGTTAAAGGTGTTAAATTACTTAAAAAAGCAGCTGAGGACATTCCTATAACTCCAATTATTCTTGGCCGTGACGATAGCTTTTATGGAGATGACCCTGATTTACACAAAGTCAAAATAGCTATTAATAAACTTTTGAAAGTTGCAGATGGTATTGCACCTAGTGGTTTTGGTGAAATTACTGATGAAGTAGCTCATCTGATTGTTGAGGAATGCAGGAAAAAGTCTAAGATTGCATCTATACATACTGCAGAATCAAAAGAAGCTCAGTTAAATTCTATTAATAAAACTGAAAGAACTGAGATTAAACGTGCTTTAGATTCTAATTTTGCCCAAATTGTACATTGCACAAACCCTATGGATTATGATTTGGAACTTTTATCTAACTCAAATGTTAATGTTGTTTTATGTCCAAGGGCAAATGCAACCTTGGGGGTGGGTATTTCACCTTTAAATGAAATCATTAATTTAGGTATTTCACCTTTAATTGGTAGTGATAATGTAATGTTAAATTCTCCTAATATGCTTAGAGAGATGGAATTTTCACTTAAATTAATGGCTATTTGTTCAGATACTATTTTAAACCCTAAAAATCTTTTAAAATGTGCAACTGTAAATGTTTGTTCATCTGATATTAATGAAATTATTAAAAAACCATTAATTGCTGAAAATAATCCTGCACAATTTTTTATGGTGAAACAATTTTCTAAAAACCCTTACTTGAGTATTATTAATCGTACTGAAACGAAACATATAAAATACCCTTTCAATATAAATACATTATAA
- a CDS encoding site-2 protease family protein translates to MFKFTSNEIRDLIISFFVISLSFTILYVGRNLNGIWFFLPMVMVGVGLGFILHELGHKFASMRYGYWAEYKLWPVGLVIALISSFVGFVFAAPGAVYTYGNYIDYEKNGKISIAGPVVNIILALIFLAVATIIYPFLNPIDLTSQIIFLTCSLGFSINSYLAVFNMIPIWNLDGSKVLRWNGVIWFVTIAIAGAMTYLSMTMGVETIVRIILGF, encoded by the coding sequence ATGTTTAAATTTACAAGTAATGAAATAAGAGATTTAATTATATCTTTTTTTGTTATCTCACTTTCTTTTACAATATTATATGTTGGAAGAAATTTAAATGGAATTTGGTTCTTCCTGCCAATGGTAATGGTCGGAGTGGGTCTTGGTTTTATTCTTCATGAATTAGGCCATAAATTTGCATCAATGAGATATGGATACTGGGCAGAATATAAATTATGGCCAGTAGGACTTGTTATTGCATTAATAAGTTCATTTGTTGGATTTGTATTTGCAGCCCCTGGTGCAGTATACACTTATGGAAATTATATAGATTATGAAAAAAATGGTAAAATTTCCATTGCAGGACCAGTAGTTAACATAATTCTTGCTTTAATCTTTTTAGCAGTAGCTACTATTATTTATCCATTTTTAAATCCAATTGATTTAACTTCACAAATCATATTCCTAACCTGTTCTTTAGGTTTTTCAATTAACAGTTATTTGGCTGTATTTAACATGATCCCAATATGGAATTTAGATGGATCTAAAGTTTTAAGATGGAATGGAGTTATCTGGTTTGTTACAATAGCTATTGCTGGAGCAATGACCTACTTATCCATGACAATGGGAGTAGAAACTATAGTTAGAATAATTTTAGGGTTTTAA
- a CDS encoding universal stress protein, producing the protein MYNKILVPTDGSEHAVRAEEEAIYIAEKTGAELIGLSTVENNFVNGLPLNDEVYELNNLLKENTKNNVDKFEELVHEKASSVSVRSIIKEGTPANAILETAEEEDVDLIIIGSSGKSGFDRFLMGSVADKVSKSAKCSVLVVH; encoded by the coding sequence ATGTATAATAAAATTTTAGTTCCTACTGATGGATCTGAACATGCTGTAAGAGCAGAAGAAGAAGCAATTTATATTGCTGAAAAAACAGGTGCTGAATTAATTGGTTTAAGTACCGTTGAAAATAATTTTGTTAATGGACTTCCATTAAATGATGAAGTATATGAACTTAATAATTTACTAAAAGAGAACACAAAAAATAATGTTGACAAATTTGAAGAATTAGTTCATGAAAAAGCTAGTTCTGTAAGTGTTCGTTCCATTATTAAAGAAGGTACTCCAGCTAATGCAATCCTTGAAACTGCTGAAGAAGAAGATGTGGATCTTATTATTATTGGTAGTTCAGGTAAATCTGGATTTGACAGATTTTTAATGGGTAGTGTTGCTGATAAAGTCAGTAAATCTGCTAAATGTTCTGTTTTAGTTGTACATTAA
- a CDS encoding CBS domain-containing protein: MKVKRAMSKNVVSVSVPGNREKALTLMRQENRSVLPVIKEGTNKLVGLLARSDLIGNPDEDQIAMLMSRDLVTVSPDDDIEEAARRMIDNQVRRVPVVNDDEELVGIITSFDLVSQALANLDISSPVEDYMITTVPTTWTGTPLNVAFETMNQFGLKSVLALNDQAKLAGILTETDFIAESEIKSHRSEHSSTVGTEGDKWSWDSTSVLYIEKNLLIFADKLVKDVAVDKVETANTKTKVTDCAKKMKSLHIEQIPVTGVDGELVGLVRASDLIKALI, encoded by the coding sequence ATGAAAGTAAAAAGAGCAATGTCAAAAAATGTTGTTAGTGTTTCGGTTCCGGGAAACAGGGAAAAAGCATTGACTTTAATGAGACAAGAAAACAGGTCTGTACTTCCTGTTATTAAAGAAGGCACTAATAAATTAGTTGGTTTATTAGCTCGTTCTGATTTAATTGGTAATCCTGATGAAGATCAAATTGCTATGTTAATGTCTAGAGACTTAGTTACTGTAAGTCCTGATGATGATATTGAAGAAGCTGCTAGAAGAATGATTGATAATCAGGTTAGAAGAGTTCCTGTAGTAAATGATGATGAAGAATTAGTAGGTATTATCACTTCTTTTGATTTGGTATCTCAAGCATTAGCTAATTTAGATATTTCAAGTCCTGTTGAAGATTATATGATTACTACTGTACCAACTACTTGGACTGGAACTCCCCTAAATGTAGCATTTGAAACAATGAATCAATTTGGTCTTAAATCTGTTTTAGCATTAAATGATCAAGCAAAATTAGCCGGTATTTTAACTGAAACTGATTTTATTGCTGAAAGTGAAATTAAATCCCATCGTTCTGAACACAGTTCTACTGTTGGAACTGAAGGAGATAAATGGTCTTGGGATTCAACTTCTGTGTTATACATTGAAAAGAATTTATTAATTTTCGCTGACAAATTAGTTAAAGATGTAGCTGTAGATAAAGTGGAAACAGCTAATACAAAAACAAAAGTTACAGATTGTGCTAAAAAAATGAAATCTTTACATATTGAACAAATTCCAGTTACTGGTGTAGATGGGGAATTAGTAGGTCTTGTAAGGGCTAGTGACTTAATTAAAGCATTAATTTAA
- a CDS encoding TfuA-related McrA-glycine thioamidation protein, translating into MKKIIIYTGLSLPFEEAKKILNTTEDAEIIYKRPIQRGDIGEALKENPDIIAIVDGVFQQASPVAHKEILQAINSGVEVLGSSSMGALRASELDSLGMKGIGYVYNAYATGKIASDDDVAVVMDSETLEPLSVPLVNMDYVFANAVNENVISEDEKNELIKIAKETFYPKRNYTQLFKECSLKEDKKDELIDFVNSSPDIKKEDAKELLNYIKDELI; encoded by the coding sequence ATGAAAAAGATAATTATCTATACTGGTCTCTCTTTACCCTTTGAAGAAGCCAAAAAGATTTTAAACACAACTGAAGATGCTGAAATTATCTACAAAAGACCAATTCAAAGAGGAGACATTGGTGAGGCTTTAAAAGAAAATCCAGACATAATAGCTATTGTTGATGGCGTTTTTCAGCAAGCATCACCAGTTGCACATAAAGAAATTTTACAGGCCATTAACAGTGGCGTGGAAGTCCTTGGATCATCAAGTATGGGTGCTTTAAGAGCTTCAGAACTGGACAGTCTTGGAATGAAAGGAATTGGATATGTATATAATGCCTATGCAACTGGAAAAATAGCTTCAGATGATGATGTTGCTGTTGTAATGGACAGTGAAACCTTAGAACCATTGTCTGTTCCTTTAGTAAATATGGATTATGTATTTGCCAATGCGGTTAATGAAAATGTAATTTCTGAAGATGAAAAAAATGAGTTAATTAAAATAGCTAAAGAAACTTTTTATCCTAAAAGGAATTATACCCAATTATTTAAAGAATGTAGCTTAAAAGAGGATAAAAAAGATGAATTAATTGATTTTGTAAACTCTTCTCCAGATATTAAAAAAGAAGATGCAAAAGAACTTTTAAACTACATTAAAGATGAATTGATTTAA